A region of Streptomyces halobius DNA encodes the following proteins:
- a CDS encoding DUF4232 domain-containing protein: MRRRSLLAATAAALILTVFGLGLVGCGSPRMAALHADCTTKDLKWKLAVLKKKPHSTHREARLTAVNEGPGACVFRGFPVFEVHVGKGPESDGKGRGQTMPIDLRRGGTVTTSLRYKDSDRGTPSAACMVSNDTAVVAAPRDTTGGRAIAARDETGGRARMTICEDTVWMSPPKEIAE, translated from the coding sequence GTGCGGCGGCGCTCACTTCTCGCGGCGACGGCGGCCGCGCTCATTTTGACCGTCTTCGGCCTGGGGCTGGTCGGCTGCGGCTCACCGCGGATGGCGGCCCTGCACGCCGACTGCACGACCAAAGACCTGAAGTGGAAGCTCGCCGTCCTGAAGAAGAAGCCGCACAGCACACATCGTGAGGCCCGGCTCACCGCCGTCAACGAGGGCCCGGGAGCGTGTGTCTTCCGCGGTTTCCCGGTCTTCGAGGTCCATGTCGGCAAGGGCCCGGAGTCGGACGGGAAGGGGCGCGGCCAGACCATGCCGATCGACCTGCGGCGCGGCGGCACGGTGACGACCAGCCTGCGCTACAAGGACTCCGACCGGGGTACGCCGTCCGCCGCCTGCATGGTCAGCAATGACACGGCCGTGGTCGCCGCACCGCGCGACACCACGGGCGGCCGGGCGATAGCGGCCCGGGACGAGACGGGCGGACGGGCTCGGATGACCATCTGCGAGGACACGGTCTGGATGAGCCCGCCCAAGGAAATCGCCGAGTAG
- a CDS encoding Scr1 family TA system antitoxin-like transcriptional regulator: MEVLGAIMALFRANAGLTQRELGNLVSVSEQTIAFIEQGRRALLPRPAVEIDRILKTGGALKVGVEKLPKREKFPVWAEEFMDFEREAIALCWYENVVIPGLLQTSDYARATLRSGVIPHLTEEEIEQRVTTRQDRQQIVHKPKPVSASFVIAEPSCWAGSVDPR, translated from the coding sequence ATGGAAGTCCTCGGCGCGATCATGGCGCTGTTCCGCGCGAACGCCGGCCTCACCCAACGCGAACTCGGCAATCTCGTGAGCGTGTCCGAGCAGACCATCGCCTTCATCGAGCAGGGGAGGCGGGCGTTGTTGCCGCGCCCGGCAGTGGAGATCGACCGGATTCTGAAGACAGGCGGCGCGCTCAAGGTGGGTGTGGAGAAGCTGCCGAAGCGGGAGAAGTTCCCGGTGTGGGCCGAGGAGTTCATGGATTTCGAGCGGGAGGCCATCGCGCTTTGCTGGTACGAGAACGTGGTCATCCCCGGTCTGCTCCAGACCTCGGACTACGCACGGGCCACCTTGCGCAGCGGCGTTATCCCGCACCTCACCGAAGAGGAGATCGAGCAGCGCGTCACAACCCGGCAGGACCGTCAGCAGATCGTGCACAAGCCGAAACCTGTCAGCGCCAGTTTCGTCATCGCAGAGCCATCCTGTTGGGCGGGCTCGGTGGACCCGAGGTAA
- a CDS encoding lasso peptide biosynthesis B2 protein, whose product MSVPLSIDPRAHLTLTERCTARCCVAAARLLARRSPRTICRVLDRVRRGARPATAPDALRARHAVVTVNARCTGQGCLQRSLATALLCRTRGRWPQWCTGVRTEPFRARAWVAVDGHPIGEPDDTRLYQPLLSIPR is encoded by the coding sequence TTGAGCGTCCCCCTCTCCATCGACCCGCGCGCACACCTCACCCTCACCGAACGCTGCACCGCCCGCTGCTGCGTCGCCGCAGCGCGGCTCCTGGCGCGCCGCTCCCCGCGCACCATCTGCCGCGTCCTGGACCGCGTACGCCGCGGCGCCCGCCCCGCCACCGCGCCCGACGCGCTACGGGCCCGGCACGCCGTCGTCACGGTCAACGCCCGCTGCACGGGCCAGGGCTGCCTCCAACGCTCCCTCGCCACCGCCCTGTTGTGCCGTACGCGCGGCCGCTGGCCCCAGTGGTGCACGGGGGTGCGCACGGAGCCGTTCCGCGCCCGCGCCTGGGTCGCCGTCGACGGCCACCCGATCGGCGAACCCGACGACACCCGCCTTTACCAGCCGCTGCTGTCCATCCCGCGCTGA
- a CDS encoding lasso peptide biosynthesis PqqD family chaperone: MPLSVSLAPDITSTRTPGGMILLNTRTGRYWQLNETGALILEHLLAGGSCTSAVAELRIRHPEAADRVEADTKALLSSLKSAKLVTS; the protein is encoded by the coding sequence ATGCCCCTCTCCGTCTCCCTCGCCCCCGACATCACCAGCACCCGCACCCCCGGCGGCATGATCCTCCTCAACACCCGAACGGGCCGCTACTGGCAACTCAACGAAACCGGCGCTCTGATTCTTGAACACCTTTTGGCCGGCGGGAGTTGCACATCAGCCGTCGCCGAACTGCGCATCCGCCACCCCGAGGCCGCCGACCGCGTCGAAGCGGACACAAAGGCCCTGCTCTCCTCCCTCAAGTCCGCGAAGCTGGTGACCTCTTGA
- a CDS encoding asparagine synthase-related protein, whose amino-acid sequence MDFLVLPDHPAADRLIACLHRRPTLRIVPYASGRPWIVGHWSRDETITARIGPRRIALLGTTSATRDGLTRLLRRLTSLDDLGDHLRAHLGDLPGSFFLMAAFGPEVRCQGSLSTYRQLHHTDIGGIAVAGNRPQNLAALGCEAAKTGLDRAPHLGTVDEETLAARLLTPFAPLPLALRQAWRSVHAVPPGHYLTFAPNGRHVVRRWWQPPAPDTPLPDAAEAVRDALSAAVRVRTRHGTLSADLSGGMDSTSLCFLAARAPHTRLITTAWQCRDPANDDNLWSARSAAHLSTGDHTGGGNVGEHLSLPYAEVPTWYTPPSDPGHTDPAGPLAAIRESARLSHHARLVAERGSRLHLVGVGGDELFSPRPVALDPRPAALNPRPVALHSLARRDLRTARQPLRARRLGRWTLPDPLRPLRDSLHTLWNGDSYPQWLATCTEQHGTTGAAWEIAPSMPPWAHPDAVTTVRRLLREAAAEAPEPYAALRAQHETVRAAVRAGEIVRGIDAVASAQGVAYEAPFLDDAVIKAALTVRLAGHTETGAYKPLLATAMRGLVPDAVLGRGTKGDHSAEVYAGLRRHRRALSALCDDSLLARLGLIRPDALRHVLTSLHPHTHTLLPLDPTLAAEYWLRSLPYGQLPPPAAVTPASATATAAP is encoded by the coding sequence GTGGATTTCCTCGTCCTGCCCGACCATCCCGCCGCCGACCGGCTCATCGCCTGCCTGCACCGGAGGCCAACCCTCCGCATCGTGCCGTACGCCTCCGGCCGCCCCTGGATCGTCGGGCACTGGAGCCGCGACGAGACCATCACGGCACGGATCGGCCCGCGCCGCATCGCACTGCTCGGTACCACCTCCGCCACCCGGGACGGGCTGACCCGCCTGCTCCGCCGCCTGACCAGCCTCGACGACCTCGGCGACCACCTCCGCGCACACCTAGGCGACCTGCCCGGCAGCTTCTTTCTCATGGCGGCCTTCGGTCCCGAAGTCCGCTGCCAGGGAAGTCTTTCGACGTACCGTCAGCTACATCACACGGACATCGGCGGCATCGCCGTCGCCGGCAACCGCCCCCAGAATCTGGCCGCCCTGGGGTGCGAGGCCGCGAAAACCGGCCTGGACCGCGCACCCCACCTCGGAACCGTCGACGAAGAGACCCTGGCCGCCCGTCTGCTCACCCCCTTTGCCCCGCTCCCCCTCGCCCTGCGCCAGGCCTGGCGGTCGGTCCACGCCGTACCACCGGGCCACTACCTCACCTTCGCCCCCAACGGCCGCCACGTCGTGCGGCGTTGGTGGCAGCCGCCCGCACCGGACACGCCCCTGCCGGACGCCGCCGAGGCCGTACGGGACGCCCTCAGCGCGGCCGTCCGGGTCCGTACGCGCCACGGGACGCTCAGCGCCGACCTCTCCGGAGGCATGGACTCCACCAGCCTGTGCTTCCTGGCCGCCCGCGCCCCGCACACTCGCCTGATCACCACCGCATGGCAGTGCCGCGATCCGGCCAACGACGACAACCTCTGGAGCGCCCGCAGCGCGGCCCACCTCAGCACCGGCGACCACACCGGCGGCGGCAACGTCGGCGAACATCTCTCCCTTCCTTACGCCGAGGTGCCCACCTGGTACACCCCGCCCTCCGACCCCGGCCACACCGACCCGGCCGGCCCGCTCGCCGCGATCAGGGAGAGTGCCCGGCTCTCCCACCACGCCCGCCTCGTCGCCGAACGCGGCTCCCGGCTGCATCTGGTCGGTGTCGGCGGCGACGAACTCTTCAGCCCCCGCCCGGTGGCACTTGACCCCCGCCCGGCGGCACTGAACCCTCGCCCGGTGGCGCTGCACTCACTCGCCCGCCGCGACCTCCGCACCGCCCGCCAGCCCCTCAGGGCCCGGCGCCTCGGCCGCTGGACACTCCCCGACCCCCTGCGCCCCCTCCGGGACAGCCTGCACACCCTCTGGAACGGCGACTCGTACCCCCAGTGGCTGGCCACCTGCACCGAGCAGCACGGCACCACCGGCGCCGCCTGGGAGATCGCCCCCAGCATGCCGCCCTGGGCACACCCGGACGCGGTCACCACCGTCCGCCGCCTGCTGCGCGAAGCGGCCGCCGAAGCGCCCGAGCCGTACGCGGCGCTGCGCGCTCAGCACGAGACCGTACGCGCCGCCGTACGCGCCGGAGAGATCGTCCGCGGCATCGACGCGGTGGCCTCGGCCCAAGGTGTCGCCTACGAAGCCCCCTTTCTCGACGACGCCGTCATCAAGGCGGCACTCACCGTCCGTCTCGCCGGCCACACCGAGACCGGCGCATACAAGCCCCTGCTCGCCACCGCCATGCGCGGCCTCGTCCCCGACGCCGTGCTCGGCCGCGGCACCAAAGGCGACCACAGCGCCGAGGTCTACGCGGGCCTACGCCGCCACCGTCGCGCACTCTCCGCCCTCTGCGACGACTCACTCCTGGCCCGCCTGGGCCTGATCCGCCCCGACGCCCTACGTCACGTCCTCACCTCCCTCCATCCGCACACCCACACCCTGCTCCCCCTCGACCCCACACTCGCCGCCGAATACTGGCTGCGCTCCCTCCCGTACGGCCAACTCCCGCCCCCGGCCGCTGTCACTCCTGCCTCCGCAACCGCCACGGCCGCCCCGTAG
- a CDS encoding lasso RiPP family leader peptide-containing protein yields MQDLMQELLQELQQPREHAGYGGHVGYGEHAGYTEQVEQAECGGDVEHAECGGDVEQVEYEVPELADVGDFAELTPGLVGWHHDAFGGHFWQE; encoded by the coding sequence ATGCAGGATCTCATGCAGGAACTGCTGCAGGAGCTTCAGCAGCCGCGGGAGCACGCCGGGTACGGCGGGCACGTCGGGTACGGCGAGCACGCCGGTTACACCGAGCAGGTCGAGCAGGCCGAGTGCGGCGGGGACGTCGAGCATGCCGAGTGCGGCGGGGACGTAGAGCAGGTCGAGTACGAGGTGCCGGAACTGGCCGATGTGGGCGACTTCGCCGAGCTGACACCGGGACTCGTCGGCTGGCATCACGATGCCTTCGGCGGGCACTTCTGGCAGGAGTAG
- a CDS encoding nitrate/nitrite transporter: MTTEAARTGGSSGRRGGHWIEHWDPENETFWAESGERIARRNLWFSVMSEHIGFSVWSLWSVMVLFMGPEYGLAPADKFFLVAVTTLVGAVLRVPYTFAVAKFGGRNWTIISALMLLVPTTAAWFVMEPGTSYGTFLLIASLTGIGGANFASSMTNINSFYPLRKKGWALGMNAGGGNIGVPVIQLVGLLVIGTAGAAHPHIVLGIYIPLVVVSAVCAALFMDNLAPVKNDTGAAKDAAREPHTWIMSLLYVGTFGSFIGYSFAFGLVLTTQFDRTPLQAASLTFIGPLLGSLVRPVGGQLADRFGGARITLWNFAAMGAATLVVIFAAVQESLPLFLVGFIALFVLTGVGNGSTYKMIPGIFQNKALERGLTGEAAAAYGRRLSGASMGLIGAAGAVGGLGINLAFRQAFMTTGSGTPAFVSFLAFYALCLVVTWAVYLRRPAGARSAAEPGTGEADEEAPRPVYAEV, encoded by the coding sequence ATGACAACCGAGGCAGCACGTACCGGCGGCAGTAGTGGCAGGCGAGGAGGGCACTGGATCGAGCACTGGGATCCGGAGAACGAGACATTCTGGGCGGAGTCGGGCGAGCGGATCGCACGGCGGAATCTGTGGTTCTCCGTGATGTCCGAGCACATCGGGTTCTCCGTGTGGAGCCTGTGGTCGGTGATGGTGCTGTTCATGGGGCCGGAGTACGGGCTGGCCCCGGCCGACAAATTCTTCCTGGTCGCGGTGACGACACTGGTGGGCGCCGTGCTGCGGGTGCCGTACACCTTCGCCGTGGCGAAGTTCGGCGGGCGCAACTGGACCATCATCAGCGCGCTGATGCTGCTCGTGCCCACCACCGCCGCGTGGTTCGTGATGGAACCCGGCACCTCATACGGGACCTTCCTGCTGATCGCGTCGCTCACCGGTATCGGAGGCGCCAACTTCGCCTCGTCGATGACCAACATCAACTCCTTCTATCCGCTGCGGAAGAAGGGCTGGGCGCTGGGCATGAACGCCGGCGGCGGCAACATCGGCGTACCGGTCATCCAGCTGGTCGGCCTGCTGGTCATCGGTACCGCGGGCGCCGCGCATCCGCACATCGTGCTGGGTATCTACATTCCGCTGGTCGTCGTCTCGGCGGTGTGCGCCGCGCTGTTCATGGACAATCTCGCCCCGGTGAAGAACGACACCGGCGCGGCCAAGGACGCCGCCCGTGAACCGCACACGTGGATCATGTCGCTGCTGTACGTCGGCACCTTCGGGTCCTTCATCGGCTACAGCTTCGCCTTCGGCCTGGTCCTGACGACCCAGTTCGACCGCACGCCGCTGCAGGCCGCTTCCCTGACCTTCATCGGCCCGCTGCTGGGCTCCCTGGTCCGGCCGGTCGGCGGGCAGCTGGCCGACCGCTTCGGCGGGGCGCGCATCACCCTGTGGAACTTCGCCGCGATGGGCGCCGCGACCCTCGTCGTGATCTTCGCCGCTGTGCAGGAGTCGCTGCCGCTCTTCCTGGTCGGCTTTATCGCCCTCTTCGTGCTGACCGGTGTGGGCAACGGCTCGACGTACAAGATGATCCCGGGCATCTTCCAGAACAAGGCGCTGGAGCGCGGACTCACCGGCGAGGCCGCCGCGGCCTACGGCCGTCGGCTCTCCGGCGCCTCGATGGGCCTCATCGGCGCGGCCGGTGCGGTCGGCGGCCTGGGCATCAACCTCGCCTTCCGGCAGGCGTTCATGACGACGGGTTCCGGGACCCCGGCCTTCGTCTCCTTCCTGGCCTTCTACGCCCTGTGCCTGGTCGTGACCTGGGCCGTATACCTGCGGCGGCCGGCGGGCGCACGGTCCGCGGCGGAGCCGGGAACCGGCGAGGCGGACGAGGAGGCCCCGCGGCCCGTGTACGCCGAGGTCTGA
- a CDS encoding uroporphyrinogen-III synthase translates to MHQHQQVQKERDHREQQPATPAPGVRPLDGFTVGVTAARRAEELGTLLERRGAQVLHAPALRIVPLPDDDGLLAVTRSLIEDAPDIVVATTAIGFRGWIEAAEGWGLGEDLLDRLAGVELLARGPKVRGAIRAAGLTEKWSPASESMAEVLDRLLAEGVSGRRVAVQLHGEPLPGFVEALRADGAEVVGVPVYRWMPPEDIGPVDRLLDAVLGRGVDAVTFTSAPAAASLLRRAEERGIRDEVLAALRREVLPVCVGPVTALPLQAHDIPTLQPERFRLGPLVQLLCRELPGRVRPLPVAGRWLEVRGHAVVVGGELRPVPPAGMALLRALARRPGWVVSRADLLRALPGAGRDEHAVETAMARLRVALGAPKLIQTVVKRGYRLSLDPHADTDKYGGA, encoded by the coding sequence ATGCACCAACACCAGCAGGTTCAAAAGGAGCGGGATCACAGGGAGCAGCAGCCGGCGACGCCGGCGCCGGGCGTACGGCCGCTCGACGGGTTCACTGTCGGGGTGACCGCGGCCCGGCGGGCGGAGGAGCTGGGCACACTGCTGGAGCGGCGGGGCGCGCAGGTGCTGCACGCGCCGGCACTGCGCATCGTGCCGCTGCCGGACGATGACGGGCTGCTCGCGGTGACCAGATCGCTGATCGAGGACGCGCCGGACATCGTCGTGGCGACCACCGCCATCGGGTTCCGCGGGTGGATCGAGGCCGCCGAGGGGTGGGGGCTGGGCGAGGACCTGCTCGACCGGCTGGCCGGGGTGGAGCTGCTGGCGCGCGGCCCGAAGGTGCGGGGGGCGATCAGGGCCGCCGGGCTGACCGAGAAGTGGTCGCCGGCCTCGGAATCGATGGCGGAGGTGCTGGACCGGCTGCTGGCGGAGGGCGTCTCCGGGCGCCGGGTCGCCGTTCAGCTGCACGGGGAGCCGCTGCCCGGTTTCGTCGAGGCGCTGCGGGCGGACGGCGCGGAGGTCGTCGGCGTCCCCGTCTACCGCTGGATGCCGCCGGAGGACATCGGGCCGGTGGACCGGCTGCTGGACGCGGTGCTCGGCCGCGGGGTGGACGCGGTGACGTTCACCAGCGCCCCGGCCGCAGCGTCGCTGCTGCGGCGCGCGGAGGAGCGCGGCATACGGGACGAGGTGCTGGCGGCGCTGCGGCGGGAGGTGCTGCCGGTGTGCGTGGGGCCGGTGACCGCGCTGCCGCTGCAGGCGCACGACATCCCCACCCTCCAGCCGGAGCGCTTCCGGCTGGGGCCGCTGGTACAGCTGCTGTGCCGTGAACTCCCGGGCCGTGTACGACCGTTGCCGGTCGCCGGGCGGTGGCTGGAGGTCCGCGGGCACGCGGTCGTGGTGGGCGGAGAGCTGCGGCCGGTACCGCCGGCCGGCATGGCGCTGCTGCGCGCGCTGGCCCGCCGCCCCGGCTGGGTGGTCTCCCGCGCGGATCTGCTGCGGGCGCTGCCGGGGGCGGGGCGGGACGAGCATGCGGTGGAGACGGCGATGGCCCGGCTGCGGGTGGCGCTGGGCGCGCCGAAGCTGATCCAGACGGTCGTCAAGCGGGGGTACCGGCTGTCGCTGGACCCGCATGCGGACACCGACAAGTACGGGGGAGCGTGA
- a CDS encoding class I SAM-dependent methyltransferase, which produces MSPKSLLKNRASLTHKIGYAVRNPARITPYVKRTARDTWLRLKHPDHVDYYRAVMASDTDRNPEAAVGSRSHERWLALGEMQFAYLAEHGLKPGHRMLDIGCGNLRAGWRFIAHLDTGNYYGVDISPDILISAKKTLTTYELQHKLPHLTITRDLKLDFLPAAHFDVVHAHSVFSHSPLPVIDECLAHVGRVLAPGGFFDFTFDRTEGTEHQVLREDFYYRTETLLNLARKHGLEARFMDDWEKRPHGQSKIRVNNPE; this is translated from the coding sequence ATGTCGCCCAAATCGCTGCTCAAAAACCGCGCCAGCCTGACCCACAAGATCGGCTACGCGGTCCGCAACCCGGCCCGCATCACCCCGTACGTGAAACGCACCGCACGGGACACCTGGCTGCGCCTCAAACACCCCGACCACGTCGACTACTACCGCGCGGTGATGGCCTCCGACACCGACCGCAACCCGGAGGCCGCGGTCGGCAGCCGCAGCCATGAACGCTGGCTGGCCCTGGGCGAGATGCAGTTCGCCTATCTCGCGGAGCACGGCCTGAAGCCCGGCCACCGGATGCTCGACATCGGCTGCGGCAATCTGCGGGCCGGCTGGCGCTTCATCGCCCACCTGGACACGGGCAACTACTACGGCGTCGACATCTCACCGGACATCCTGATATCCGCCAAGAAGACCCTGACGACCTACGAACTCCAGCACAAACTCCCGCACTTGACCATCACGAGGGATCTGAAGCTGGACTTCCTCCCGGCCGCCCACTTCGACGTCGTCCACGCGCACAGCGTCTTCTCGCACTCACCGCTCCCCGTCATCGACGAATGTCTCGCACACGTCGGCCGCGTCCTGGCTCCCGGCGGCTTCTTCGACTTCACCTTCGACCGCACCGAGGGCACCGAACACCAGGTGCTGCGCGAGGACTTCTACTACCGCACCGAGACGCTGCTGAACCTGGCCCGCAAACACGGCCTGGAGGCCCGCTTCATGGACGACTGGGAGAAGCGCCCGCACGGCCAGTCCAAGATCCGCGTCAACAATCCGGAGTGA
- a CDS encoding sigma-70 family RNA polymerase sigma factor — MRKDAGVADRTTPDEELMRALYDDHAGPLLAFVLRLVAGDRHRAEDVVQETLVRAWRNADQLNRATGSIRPWLVTVARRIVIDGHRSRRARPQEVDATPLETMPAADVIDRALRLMTLSEALGDLSQAHREALVETYFKERTVSEAAAVLRVPAGTVRSRVFYALRSLRLSLEERGVTE; from the coding sequence GTGCGCAAGGATGCCGGCGTGGCAGACAGGACGACACCTGACGAGGAGCTCATGCGAGCCCTCTACGACGACCACGCGGGCCCGCTCCTCGCCTTCGTCCTGCGGCTGGTGGCGGGCGACCGGCACCGTGCGGAGGACGTGGTGCAGGAAACGCTGGTGCGTGCCTGGCGCAACGCCGACCAGCTGAACCGCGCGACCGGCTCGATCCGGCCATGGCTGGTGACCGTCGCCCGACGGATCGTCATCGACGGCCACCGCAGCCGCCGGGCCCGGCCCCAAGAGGTCGACGCGACGCCCCTGGAGACGATGCCCGCCGCCGATGTGATCGACCGGGCGCTGCGCCTGATGACGCTTTCCGAGGCGCTGGGCGACCTGAGCCAGGCCCACCGGGAGGCCCTCGTCGAGACGTACTTCAAGGAGCGTACGGTCAGCGAGGCAGCGGCGGTGCTGCGCGTACCGGCCGGGACCGTGCGGTCCCGCGTCTTCTACGCGCTGCGCTCCCTGAGGCTCTCCCTTGAGGAACGAGGAGTGACGGAGTGA
- a CDS encoding anti-sigma factor family protein, producing the protein MIPPTQPDRHSDVGAYALGVLDAADTERFEAHLAGCDRCAAALEELMGLPPLLAEFKESAPTPETVTAAPGRGLLDGLLGEVAAARRARGRRRLSLVAAAAVLIVGGPLAAVALTADRSGDDRPPPLANAVRAQFDQGEKAAAVDPVTKVSAGVSMAPKTWGTQVVLQLANVKGPLTCDLVAVGKDGRRETVTTWAVPEGGYGIKDSDVKWNREPLYATGGAALNRGDIDRFEIRTLEGKRLATVEV; encoded by the coding sequence GTGATCCCGCCCACGCAGCCGGACCGGCACAGCGACGTCGGCGCCTATGCGCTGGGCGTCCTGGACGCCGCCGACACCGAACGGTTCGAGGCGCATCTCGCCGGGTGCGACCGGTGCGCCGCCGCACTCGAAGAGCTGATGGGCCTGCCGCCGCTGCTCGCCGAGTTCAAGGAGTCCGCGCCGACGCCGGAGACCGTGACCGCCGCCCCCGGGCGCGGTCTCCTGGACGGGCTGCTCGGCGAGGTCGCCGCCGCCCGCCGCGCCCGCGGCCGCCGTCGGCTGTCTCTGGTGGCCGCTGCCGCCGTACTGATCGTCGGCGGGCCGCTCGCCGCGGTCGCCCTGACGGCGGACCGGTCCGGGGACGACCGCCCGCCGCCGCTCGCGAACGCCGTCCGCGCCCAGTTCGACCAGGGGGAGAAGGCGGCGGCCGTCGACCCCGTCACCAAGGTCTCGGCGGGCGTCTCCATGGCGCCCAAGACCTGGGGCACCCAGGTCGTGCTCCAGCTCGCCAACGTCAAGGGTCCGCTCACCTGCGATCTGGTCGCCGTCGGCAAGGACGGCCGGCGGGAGACGGTCACCACCTGGGCGGTCCCCGAGGGCGGCTACGGCATCAAGGACAGCGACGTGAAGTGGAACCGGGAGCCGCTGTACGCCACGGGCGGGGCGGCCCTCAACCGCGGCGATATCGACCGCTTCGAGATCCGCACGCTGGAGGGCAAGCGGCTGGCCACCGTGGAGGTGTGA